The following proteins come from a genomic window of Schistocerca gregaria isolate iqSchGreg1 chromosome X, iqSchGreg1.2, whole genome shotgun sequence:
- the LOC126298980 gene encoding uncharacterized protein LOC126298980, with protein MSSEPGNELRWNAVMCYFPGRPYYLRYQIGFDILVNPPDAQADPSVAGQPPRLIRVQLYFPDGIICNPAYFDEMPNPLSFEGDVPHSYPPLPDVYPPMHPDNPHPTQSFYRRLRQQAMMLQEQLYTRVLVDIANGQPGEFMVIDDTPYDVIPHCNECNEFHRDPELVHMKRPRGAPKRKHSKQSHKQPGRSHQRPSKSTSTDEQDTSHAAPHTAGESVTTGPKKHLQKRKKRTVTQQLPEENELHEIATGIQNKNVSTQAAVATIEKAMDRLNIQENNLQKQEKPTLTQQLPEKDGLHEIATGIQDKNASTEPAAATIKDEMDRLNSHEENDDGNVVQDNEKLSEDANVNDDK; from the exons ATGTCGTCTGAGCCTGGCAATGAATTACGATGGAACGCAGTTATGTGTTACTTTCCTGGGCGTCCATACTACCTCAGATATCAGATTGGGTTTGATATACTTGTTAACCCTCCTGATGCACAAGCGGATCCATCTGTGGCCGGTCAACCTCCACGCTTGATCCGTGTTCAGCTTTACTTCCCAGATGGTATTATCTGCAATCCTGCATACTTCGATGAAATGCCAAATCCTCTTTCATTCGAAGGTGATGTGCCACATTCCTACCCTCCACTCCCTGATGTCTATCCACCAATGCACCCAGATAATCCACATCCAACCCAGTCGTTTTATCGTCGTCTACGCCAGCAAGCTATGATGTTGCAGGAACAACTTTATACTCGTGTGCTTGTAGATATCGCAAATGGCCAGCCTGGGGAATTTATGGTAATTGATGACACACCATACGATGTCATTCCTCACTGCAACGAGTGCAATGAGTTTCACAGAGATCCAGAACTTGTTCACATGAAACGACCCCGAGGtgctccaaaacgcaagcactcaaAGCAGTCACACAAACAGCCAGGGCGTTCACATCAGCGTCCATCAAAGTCCACATCCACAGATGAGCAGGACACGTCACATGCAGCACCACACACAGCCGGTGAAAGTGTCACCACAGGCCCCA aaaaacatctgcAAAAGCGCAAAAAGCGTACAGTGACTCAGCAGTTGCCAGAGGAAAATGAGTTACATGAAATAGCGACAGgaatacaaaacaaaaatgtttccaCTCAGGCTGCTGTTGCAACCATCGAAAAGGCAATGGATCGTTTGAATATACAAG aaaACAATCTGCAAAAGCAAGAAAAGCCTACATTGACTCAACAGTTGCCAGAGAAAGATGGGTTACATGAAATAGCAACAGGGATACAAGACAAAAATGCTTCCACTGAGCCTGCTGCTGCCACCATAAAAGATGAAATGGATCGTTTGAATTCGCATGAAGAGAACGATGATGGAAATGTCGTTCAGGACAACGAGAAGCTCAGTGAAGATGCAAATGTCAATGACGACAAATAG